From the Alkalibacter rhizosphaerae genome, one window contains:
- a CDS encoding histidinol-phosphatase: MISSNFHIHSTFCDGKNSLDEMAKAAIRSRLKAIAFTSHNPLEGEEHWTLSQDKVETYLKEIQHLQKVYEKQIDIYSGLEVDYLFDSGFNPLAKPYLKRLDCWIGSVHALARWENGKYWFVDEDEKNFHEGIQHFFSGEARKAVQRYYEIQMEMVEAGGLSFIGHMDLIKKNNRNHQYFCETDLWYRDLVEVFLKTVKRKDAIVEINTGGVRRYGKECFYPSVWILERIRDLEIRWTINGDSHDTGGIAYYFEETEALLRNKGMNGYWSFESGKWIQKKF, encoded by the coding sequence ATGATTTCAAGTAACTTTCACATACACAGTACATTTTGTGACGGGAAGAACTCTTTGGATGAAATGGCAAAAGCGGCCATAAGATCCAGATTAAAAGCCATCGCGTTCACATCCCACAATCCATTGGAGGGAGAAGAACACTGGACCCTTTCTCAAGATAAGGTAGAAACCTATCTAAAGGAGATCCAACATCTTCAAAAGGTGTATGAAAAGCAGATAGATATATATTCCGGCCTGGAAGTGGATTATTTATTTGATTCCGGCTTCAATCCTTTGGCGAAACCTTATTTGAAGCGATTGGATTGCTGGATCGGTTCGGTCCATGCTTTAGCAAGATGGGAGAACGGAAAGTACTGGTTTGTTGATGAAGATGAAAAGAATTTTCACGAAGGGATCCAACATTTTTTTAGCGGAGAAGCTCGAAAAGCGGTCCAACGCTATTACGAGATCCAAATGGAAATGGTGGAAGCAGGCGGACTTTCTTTTATCGGACATATGGATCTGATCAAAAAAAACAATCGCAACCATCAGTATTTTTGTGAAACGGATCTTTGGTATCGAGACTTGGTGGAAGTTTTCTTGAAAACAGTGAAGAGGAAGGATGCCATTGTTGAGATCAATACCGGTGGCGTACGTCGATATGGGAAAGAGTGCTTTTATCCCAGCGTCTGGATCCTGGAGCGGATCCGCGATCTGGAAATCCGTTGGACCATCAATGGGGACAGCCACGATACAGGAGGCATTGCCTACTACTTCGAAGAAACGGAAGCATTGCTCCGAAATAAAGGGATGAACGGATATTGGAGCTTCGAAAGTGGAAAGTGGATACAAAAAAAGTTCTGA
- a CDS encoding V-type ATP synthase subunit D, giving the protein MANRITPTKANLIKSKGTLQFSQKGFELLDKKRTVLIQEMMTLIDSAKEIEHKMELRFQEAYEAIQDASITMGVTNLEEVILGMEKEKDYQIRFRSVMGVEIPEIIYEREEKLKPQYGFYRSNPSLDVMIHAINEVKYLSYELARVETAAHRLAMEIRKTQKRANALEKIHIPRLRVAIKFIEETLEEKEREDFFRLKIIKKKK; this is encoded by the coding sequence GTGGCGAACAGGATAACGCCGACAAAGGCAAACTTGATCAAAAGCAAGGGGACCCTTCAGTTTTCTCAAAAGGGTTTTGAATTGCTGGACAAAAAAAGAACGGTATTGATCCAAGAGATGATGACATTGATCGATTCAGCCAAAGAGATCGAACACAAAATGGAACTGAGGTTTCAGGAAGCCTATGAAGCGATCCAGGATGCAAGCATCACCATGGGGGTGACCAACCTGGAAGAAGTTATTCTGGGTATGGAGAAGGAAAAGGATTATCAAATTCGATTTCGAAGCGTCATGGGAGTGGAGATCCCGGAGATCATATATGAGAGGGAAGAAAAGCTCAAACCTCAATATGGGTTTTATCGCAGCAATCCTTCTCTGGATGTGATGATCCACGCCATCAATGAAGTCAAATACCTGTCTTATGAATTGGCCAGAGTGGAAACGGCAGCCCATCGGCTGGCCATGGAAATTCGAAAGACGCAAAAGAGGGCCAATGCGCTGGAAAAAATCCATATTCCTCGCTTGAGAGTGGCGATCAAGTTTATCGAGGAAACGTTGGAAGAAAAAGAGCGGGAAGATTTTTTCCGTTTGAAGATCATAAAAAAGAAGAAGTAG
- a CDS encoding V-type ATP synthase subunit E translates to MITVEDKIRTFSKYVYEKEVKQKDEALQKEKVKQEQIREEAKSRILGKNEIQLAKQKKKLDLEAQRIISSAKSEARNINHQIKAGIQKDLKDSMEQAVVAYIQSAEYEVWMKKQLTEVLLDSKGTKAVVALIADDIPRFQSFLKDGFPLVVVETLDAEALGGALVEFPEAGTRMDFTLKSKLEEMENESGLELNEVLDEAVKAND, encoded by the coding sequence ATGATTACAGTAGAAGACAAAATACGTACCTTTTCCAAGTACGTTTACGAAAAAGAAGTAAAGCAGAAAGATGAAGCGCTGCAAAAGGAAAAAGTGAAACAGGAACAAATTCGTGAGGAAGCAAAGTCGCGGATCCTGGGAAAAAACGAGATCCAATTGGCGAAGCAAAAGAAGAAGCTGGATTTGGAAGCCCAGCGAATCATTTCCAGTGCCAAATCGGAAGCCCGCAACATCAACCATCAAATAAAGGCAGGGATCCAAAAGGACCTGAAAGACTCCATGGAGCAGGCAGTTGTGGCATACATCCAATCTGCGGAATATGAAGTGTGGATGAAAAAACAGTTGACGGAAGTACTTCTGGATTCCAAGGGTACGAAGGCTGTCGTTGCCTTGATCGCGGATGACATTCCCCGTTTTCAATCTTTTTTGAAGGATGGATTCCCCTTGGTCGTAGTTGAGACACTGGATGCAGAGGCCTTGGGAGGCGCATTGGTAGAATTTCCAGAAGCAGGTACCAGAATGGATTTCACGTTGAAGAGCAAGCTGGAGGAAATGGAGAACGAATCGGGATTGGAATTGAACGAAGTGCTGGATGAGGCGGTGAAGGCAAATGATTGA
- a CDS encoding V-type ATP synthase subunit F, with translation MKSYFISDNRDTYVGLRLAGMAGEYLQNLEEAASAFKQAVEQPYGMLFITEKVYNKTKNQVIAYKERHALPLVTVIPDRHGYEEKESITDYIKDSIGL, from the coding sequence ATGAAATCCTACTTTATCAGCGACAATCGGGATACCTATGTAGGGTTGCGATTAGCAGGAATGGCAGGAGAGTATCTGCAAAATTTGGAAGAGGCTGCCAGCGCATTCAAGCAGGCGGTAGAACAACCCTATGGAATGCTTTTTATCACGGAAAAAGTGTATAATAAAACGAAAAATCAAGTCATTGCCTATAAGGAACGACATGCACTGCCTCTGGTTACGGTCATACCGGACCGCCACGGGTATGAAGAGAAGGAAAGCATCACGGATTACATCAAGGATTCCATAGGCTTATGA
- a CDS encoding ATP synthase subunit C — translation MLNFILYSAIIVVFMTISAGVFYLKKGYEHNSKIRKFLHANLTLFIPMMMGAIIVIIPGIVRAADTASSASGLGYMGAALSTGLACLGSGVAVGNVGSAALGAVSEDEKMLGKTLIYVGLAEGIAIYGLVISIMILGAL, via the coding sequence ATGTTGAACTTTATTTTGTACAGTGCCATTATCGTTGTATTTATGACCATTTCTGCGGGAGTTTTCTATTTGAAGAAAGGCTATGAGCACAACAGCAAGATCCGAAAATTTTTGCACGCAAATCTGACCTTGTTCATTCCCATGATGATGGGAGCCATCATCGTGATCATTCCTGGCATCGTACGTGCTGCGGATACCGCCTCGTCTGCTTCCGGACTGGGTTACATGGGTGCGGCACTTTCCACCGGACTAGCGTGTCTGGGTAGTGGAGTGGCCGTAGGAAACGTTGGATCGGCTGCATTGGGTGCAGTAAGCGAAGATGAAAAAATGTTGGGTAAAACGTTGATCTACGTAGGATTGGCGGAAGGCATCGCCATCTACGGGCTGGTCATCTCCATCATGATTTTAGGCGCACTGTAG
- a CDS encoding GNAT family N-acetyltransferase: MILETRRMKLHSPSIIYTKLVQQFYWKNRNYLKPWEPTRTNEFYSFEYQFQDLLEQSRAFRKGEEYRFWLTPKDKPNIIIGSVVISGIFRGNFQSCFMGYKMDKDWTGQGRMTEACRRMVEFAFSREGADLHRVEINIVPENTPSVRIAQKLDFTQEGFSRQYLQIDGQWKDHLRFAKTREEQIDDFK, translated from the coding sequence ATGATCTTGGAGACACGTCGCATGAAACTCCATAGTCCCAGTATCATCTACACAAAATTGGTACAGCAGTTTTACTGGAAAAATAGAAACTATTTGAAACCGTGGGAACCGACCCGTACAAATGAGTTTTACTCCTTTGAATACCAATTTCAGGATCTGTTGGAACAAAGCCGAGCATTTAGGAAAGGGGAAGAGTATCGATTTTGGCTGACCCCCAAAGATAAACCCAACATCATTATTGGTTCGGTGGTCATCAGTGGGATCTTTCGGGGAAATTTTCAGTCTTGCTTCATGGGCTACAAAATGGATAAAGACTGGACCGGTCAAGGGAGGATGACGGAAGCCTGCAGGAGAATGGTAGAGTTTGCTTTCAGCAGAGAAGGCGCGGATTTGCATCGTGTCGAGATCAACATCGTTCCCGAGAATACACCTTCTGTTCGAATCGCCCAAAAGCTTGATTTTACGCAGGAAGGGTTTTCCAGGCAGTATCTGCAAATCGACGGCCAGTGGAAAGATCATTTGCGGTTTGCAAAAACCAGGGAGGAGCAGATCGATGATTTCAAGTAA
- a CDS encoding V-type ATP synthase subunit B: MKKEYLKIDKVVGPLVEISNVEDVAYGEVVDIKTKDGVVKKGKVIRLDQEKATIQVFENTSGLSTENASVKFLDEAFELPLSKDILGRVFDGLGRPADKGGPIYSRKKYNINGRAINPVARQYPRDFIQTGVSSIDGLMTLIRGQKLPIFSGNGMTHNELAAQIVRQAKLGEGSNEDFAVVFAAIGVKHDDADFFRKSFVEANAMDRVVMFINYADDPVAERINTPRCALTAAEYLAFEEGMQILVVMSDITSYCEALREVSSAREEVPSRKGFPGYLYSDLASLYERAGMLKDNPGSITFLPILTMPNDDITHPIPDLTGFITEGQIVLGRDLFQNNVYPPVNILPSLSRLMKDGIGEGYTREDHPDLANQLFASYSKVQEVRALAQIIGEDDLTESDQQYMKFGKEFEEEFIAQGFEENRNMEETLDLGWRILRSLPENELTRLDQKWIDTYLKRNDSR; the protein is encoded by the coding sequence ATGAAAAAAGAATATTTAAAAATCGATAAAGTAGTGGGTCCTCTGGTCGAGATCTCCAATGTGGAGGATGTGGCCTACGGAGAAGTCGTGGACATCAAAACCAAAGACGGGGTCGTAAAAAAAGGAAAAGTCATTCGACTGGACCAGGAAAAGGCAACCATTCAAGTATTTGAAAACACATCCGGTCTTTCAACGGAAAATGCCAGTGTCAAATTTTTGGATGAGGCTTTTGAGCTTCCCTTGTCCAAAGATATTCTGGGAAGAGTCTTTGACGGTCTGGGAAGGCCGGCAGACAAGGGAGGCCCCATTTACAGCAGAAAAAAATACAACATCAATGGACGTGCCATCAATCCGGTTGCGAGACAATACCCCAGGGACTTTATTCAAACCGGTGTTTCCAGCATCGATGGGTTGATGACATTGATCCGGGGGCAAAAGCTTCCCATCTTTTCCGGGAACGGGATGACCCACAATGAGTTGGCCGCACAAATCGTACGCCAGGCCAAGCTTGGAGAGGGATCCAATGAAGATTTTGCCGTGGTGTTTGCCGCTATCGGCGTCAAGCACGACGATGCGGATTTCTTTCGAAAAAGTTTTGTAGAAGCCAATGCCATGGATCGGGTGGTCATGTTTATTAACTATGCAGATGACCCGGTGGCGGAGCGGATCAATACGCCCCGATGTGCATTGACAGCTGCAGAGTACCTTGCCTTTGAGGAAGGCATGCAGATCCTTGTGGTCATGAGCGACATTACCAGTTATTGTGAAGCATTGCGGGAAGTGTCATCCGCCAGGGAAGAAGTACCAAGCAGAAAGGGATTTCCGGGTTATCTGTATTCGGATCTGGCATCCCTTTACGAACGAGCTGGCATGTTGAAGGACAATCCGGGTTCCATCACTTTTTTGCCGATCTTGACCATGCCCAATGACGATATCACCCATCCCATTCCCGACTTGACAGGGTTTATTACAGAAGGTCAGATCGTATTGGGACGGGACCTGTTTCAAAACAATGTTTATCCGCCAGTCAACATATTGCCGTCGCTGTCTCGACTGATGAAAGACGGCATCGGAGAAGGGTACACCAGGGAAGACCATCCGGATTTAGCCAATCAACTCTTTGCATCCTATTCCAAAGTGCAGGAAGTACGTGCCCTGGCCCAGATCATCGGAGAAGACGACCTGACGGAAAGCGACCAGCAGTACATGAAATTCGGGAAAGAATTTGAAGAGGAATTCATCGCCCAAGGGTTTGAGGAGAATCGAAACATGGAAGAAACCTTGGATCTGGGATGGCGAATTCTACGATCCTTGCCGGAAAATGAATTGACCCGACTGGATCAAAAATGGATCGACACATATCTAAAACGAAACGATAGCAGGTGA
- a CDS encoding V-type ATP synthase subunit A, with protein MIEAGKITMINGPVLRGDNMSGFKMREMVMVGTKRLIGEVIILEGETGVIQVYEETEGLRLGEEIISTGKPLSVKLGPGMIGNIFDGIQRPLMKIDEINKDFIAEGIGLISLDEEKKWSTKILVKPGMELKPGDIFGEVEESQLITHRLMVPPGIRGEVERVEEDGEYTIDDILVVLKNGPDHHQLTMVQEWPVRTSRPVQQRKEIETLLTTGQRVLDLFFPLAKGGTCAIPGGFGTGKTMTQHQLAKWCDADIIIYIGCGERGNEMTEVLEDFPKLIDPKSNRPLMERTVLIANTSNMPVAAREASIYTGITMAEYYRDMGYDVAIMADSTSRWAEALREISGRLEEMPAEEGYPAYLSSRIAEFYERAGYVETLGNRKGSVTIIGAVSPAGGDFSEPVTENTKRYVNVFLGLDKELAYARHYPAINWLESYSGYIKVLEGWYEENLAEDAIPLRNRMLELLYKENKLLEIVMLVGEDVLPDDQRIILEISKIIKEGFLQQNAFNKEDTYVPLVKQYRMLKIMEYLYEKCKASLALNIPISKIKNQELFDELIKMKYTIPNADMSGIDDIQGRIDAYYDQLNETYIN; from the coding sequence ATGATTGAGGCAGGCAAAATCACCATGATCAACGGACCCGTATTGCGGGGCGACAACATGTCCGGCTTTAAAATGCGGGAGATGGTCATGGTCGGGACAAAACGTCTCATCGGTGAAGTCATCATTCTAGAAGGAGAGACCGGCGTCATTCAGGTTTACGAAGAGACGGAAGGACTGCGCCTGGGGGAAGAGATCATATCCACTGGGAAGCCATTGTCGGTAAAACTGGGACCCGGCATGATCGGAAATATTTTTGACGGGATCCAACGGCCCTTGATGAAAATCGACGAAATCAACAAGGATTTTATTGCGGAGGGGATCGGTTTGATCTCCCTGGATGAAGAAAAAAAATGGTCCACCAAAATTCTGGTAAAACCGGGAATGGAACTTAAGCCTGGAGACATCTTCGGCGAAGTGGAAGAATCCCAACTGATCACCCATCGGCTGATGGTTCCTCCGGGGATCCGCGGAGAAGTGGAAAGAGTGGAGGAAGACGGAGAATACACCATTGATGATATTTTGGTCGTGTTGAAAAATGGACCGGACCACCATCAACTCACCATGGTACAGGAATGGCCGGTTCGTACATCCCGCCCAGTTCAACAGCGTAAGGAGATCGAGACGCTTTTGACGACAGGGCAGCGGGTATTGGATCTGTTTTTCCCTTTGGCCAAGGGTGGAACTTGCGCCATACCCGGAGGATTCGGTACTGGGAAAACAATGACCCAGCATCAGTTGGCAAAATGGTGCGATGCCGATATCATCATCTACATCGGTTGCGGAGAACGAGGAAACGAGATGACGGAAGTTTTGGAGGATTTTCCGAAACTCATCGACCCCAAATCCAATCGTCCCTTGATGGAACGGACCGTTCTCATCGCAAACACCTCTAATATGCCCGTAGCGGCCAGGGAAGCCAGCATATATACCGGCATCACCATGGCGGAGTACTATCGGGATATGGGCTATGACGTGGCCATTATGGCCGATTCTACCTCTCGTTGGGCGGAAGCGTTGCGGGAGATCTCCGGACGTCTGGAAGAAATGCCGGCGGAAGAAGGGTACCCAGCTTATTTATCGTCTCGGATCGCGGAATTTTACGAGAGGGCCGGGTATGTGGAAACTTTGGGAAATCGGAAAGGTTCCGTTACCATTATCGGAGCGGTCTCTCCCGCAGGTGGAGATTTTAGTGAGCCAGTAACAGAGAATACGAAACGTTATGTCAACGTATTTTTGGGATTGGACAAGGAACTGGCATATGCAAGACATTATCCAGCCATCAACTGGTTGGAAAGCTATAGCGGTTACATCAAGGTCTTGGAGGGATGGTACGAAGAAAATTTGGCAGAAGACGCTATCCCATTGCGCAACCGCATGTTGGAATTGCTGTACAAAGAAAACAAATTGCTGGAGATCGTCATGCTGGTAGGCGAAGACGTTCTGCCTGACGATCAACGGATCATTCTGGAAATATCCAAGATCATCAAGGAAGGTTTTTTACAGCAGAATGCCTTTAATAAAGAGGACACTTATGTACCTTTGGTAAAACAATATCGGATGCTCAAAATCATGGAGTACTTGTACGAAAAATGCAAGGCGTCCCTGGCATTGAACATACCCATATCCAAAATCAAAAATCAGGAATTGTTTGATGAGTTGATCAAAATGAAGTACACCATACCCAATGCAGACATGTCCGGCATTGATGACATTCAAGGTCGAATCGACGCGTACTACGATCAGCTCAACGAAACATACATCAATTAG
- a CDS encoding V-type ATP synthase subunit I, with amino-acid sequence MAIEKLAMMNVVGENSYVNEFIKEILLMENVQVIDAYTEIDSFRFTIDVTEENIKEILGFSFLESGINLGQSEDFTRRINLIRDAYEGEFTVDKTVLQGDIDMDQVVNNVYDIYNSLHKRHKVLKLFQEDIRLMDQSIRAYRYLKDAGVTMEEINNMRYFNCKLGALSKESVQRLKRNYGNITAVVVHVGSEEDNEVYLVLSPKDLETETNRLLKSLNFKVIEGLRDEYSKSPEEIIQWLETKRASFAKKADQLEREINEIKDTHWNDSNYAYNVFHLYTRIEDVKKTMAFSEENFYFSGWIPKKMKHAIKQRLSKFENIIILFNEDYGDDHNIKPPTKLRNTWMFKPFEFMIKMYGMPNYKELDPTPFLSISYLVFFGFMFGDIGQGFVLFLLGFIAGQKKFVLGHIIQRLGISSMIFGVIYGSIFGFENLLPALWVKPFHHINTILLTAIVVGVAFLLVAYFYGMINSLKAKNYSSFALGKNGVTGFVLYVTLLLVILAAFTGQRTWSIILLAVIAVLAVILLFMKESVSKLLNMKDASGEGHEDAGVVERVFEMFEILLSMVSNTLSFIRVGAFALNHVGLFLAFESLAKLAGSGVGSAIVYVVGNIFIIGLEGLIVGIQVMRLEYYELFGKYFEGGGIEFKPAKL; translated from the coding sequence ATGGCCATTGAAAAACTGGCAATGATGAACGTGGTTGGAGAAAACAGCTACGTCAACGAATTCATCAAAGAAATACTACTAATGGAAAATGTACAAGTCATCGATGCATACACGGAGATCGACAGTTTTCGTTTCACCATCGATGTGACGGAGGAGAACATCAAGGAGATCCTGGGATTTTCTTTTCTGGAATCAGGCATCAATCTGGGACAGTCTGAGGATTTTACCAGACGGATCAATTTGATCCGAGACGCATATGAAGGCGAATTTACCGTGGATAAAACGGTACTTCAAGGGGACATCGACATGGATCAGGTGGTCAACAATGTCTACGACATTTACAATTCCCTGCATAAGCGGCATAAGGTATTAAAACTGTTTCAAGAAGACATCCGCCTGATGGATCAAAGCATTCGTGCGTATCGGTACTTAAAAGATGCCGGAGTGACCATGGAAGAAATCAACAACATGCGCTACTTCAACTGCAAGCTGGGAGCACTCAGCAAAGAGAGCGTACAACGGCTGAAAAGAAACTATGGCAACATCACCGCCGTAGTGGTCCATGTCGGCAGCGAAGAAGACAACGAAGTTTATTTGGTATTGTCTCCAAAAGATTTGGAAACAGAGACCAATCGACTTCTCAAATCCTTGAACTTCAAAGTAATCGAAGGACTGCGGGATGAGTATTCAAAATCTCCGGAGGAGATCATCCAGTGGTTGGAAACCAAACGGGCGTCTTTTGCAAAGAAAGCGGACCAACTGGAAAGAGAGATCAACGAAATAAAAGACACACACTGGAATGACAGCAATTATGCCTATAACGTTTTTCACCTGTATACAAGAATCGAAGACGTCAAGAAGACCATGGCCTTCAGTGAAGAGAATTTTTATTTTTCCGGATGGATCCCAAAAAAAATGAAGCATGCCATCAAACAGAGATTGTCAAAGTTTGAAAACATCATCATTCTATTCAATGAGGATTATGGAGATGACCATAATATCAAGCCGCCGACCAAGCTGCGAAACACCTGGATGTTCAAACCATTTGAGTTTATGATCAAAATGTACGGCATGCCAAACTACAAGGAGTTGGATCCGACGCCTTTTCTCAGTATTTCCTACCTGGTGTTTTTCGGATTCATGTTTGGGGACATAGGGCAAGGTTTTGTCCTGTTTCTTCTGGGTTTTATTGCAGGTCAAAAAAAGTTTGTTTTGGGACATATCATCCAGCGTCTTGGTATCAGTTCCATGATCTTTGGCGTGATCTACGGCAGTATTTTTGGTTTTGAAAACCTGTTGCCGGCATTATGGGTAAAACCCTTTCATCACATCAACACCATCTTGTTGACCGCCATTGTGGTGGGAGTGGCATTTTTGTTGGTCGCATATTTTTACGGGATGATCAACAGCCTCAAGGCAAAAAATTACTCTTCTTTTGCGTTGGGTAAGAATGGTGTGACCGGCTTTGTGTTGTATGTCACCCTTTTATTGGTAATACTGGCCGCTTTCACCGGGCAACGAACGTGGTCCATCATCTTGTTGGCCGTCATCGCCGTTTTGGCAGTGATCCTGCTATTCATGAAGGAGTCTGTATCAAAACTTTTGAACATGAAGGACGCCAGCGGAGAAGGGCATGAAGATGCCGGCGTGGTGGAACGTGTTTTTGAAATGTTTGAAATATTGCTCAGCATGGTCAGCAACACCCTTTCTTTTATTCGGGTCGGTGCTTTTGCCCTTAATCACGTTGGTCTGTTTCTTGCGTTTGAATCTCTGGCCAAGTTGGCAGGCAGCGGGGTCGGAAGTGCAATAGTCTATGTGGTAGGGAATATTTTCATCATAGGCCTGGAGGGTTTGATCGTTGGTATTCAGGTCATGCGGCTGGAATACTACGAATTGTTTGGAAAATATTTTGAGGGCGGCGGTATTGAATTCAAGCCGGCCAAATTATAA